A region of Arabidopsis thaliana chromosome 5, partial sequence DNA encodes the following proteins:
- the RMV1 gene encoding Amino acid permease family protein (Amino acid permease family protein; FUNCTIONS IN: cationic amino acid transmembrane transporter activity; INVOLVED IN: transport, amino acid transport, transmembrane transport; LOCATED IN: chloroplast, membrane; EXPRESSED IN: shoot apex, leaf whorl, flower, seed; EXPRESSED DURING: petal differentiation and expansion stage, E expanded cotyledon stage; CONTAINS InterPro DOMAIN/s: Amino acid/polyamine transporter I (InterPro:IPR002293), Amino acid permease domain (InterPro:IPR004841); BEST Arabidopsis thaliana protein match is: Amino acid permease family protein (TAIR:AT1G31830.1); Has 1807 Blast hits to 1807 proteins in 277 species: Archae - 0; Bacteria - 0; Metazoa - 736; Fungi - 347; Plants - 385; Viruses - 0; Other Eukaryotes - 339 (source: NCBI BLink).), with translation MTELSSPNLDSASQKPRISTENPPPPPPHISIGVTTGDPATSPARTVNQIKKITVLPLVFLIFYEVSGGPFGIEDSVKAAGPLLAIVGFIVFPFIWSIPEALITAEMGTMFPENGGYVVWVTLAMGPYWGFQQGWVKWLSGVIDNALYPILFLDYLKSGIPILGSGIPRVAAILVLTVALTYLNYRGLSIVGVAAVLLGVFSILPFVVMSFMSIPKLKPSRWLVVSKKMKGVNWSLYLNTLFWNLNYWDSVSTLTGEVENPSKTLPRALFYALLLVVFSYIFPVLTGTGAIALDQKLWTDGYFADIGKVIGGVWLGWWIQAAAATSNMGMFLAEMSSDSFQLLGMAERGMLPEVFAKRSRYRTPWVGILFSASGVIILSWLSFQEIVAAENLLYCFGMVLEFITFVRLRMKYPAASRPFKIPVGVLGSVLMCIPPTVLIGVIMAFTNLKVALVSLAAIVIGLVLQPCLKQVEKKGWLKFSTSSHLPNLME, from the coding sequence ATGACTGAGCTTAGCTCTCCGAATCTTGACTCCGCCTCGCAGAAGCCAAGAATCTCCACCGAAAaccctcctcctcctcctcctcacaTAAGCATTGGTGTCACCACCGGTGACCCTGCTACGTCTCCGGCGAGAACCGtcaaccaaatcaagaaaataacgGTACTGCCACTAGTTTTCCTGATATTCTACGAGGTCTCAGGCGGTCCGTTTGGGATTGAGGATAGTGTGAAAGCAGCAGGACCATTGTTAGCCATTGTTGGATTCATCGTCTTCCCTTTTATATGGAGTATCCCTGAAGCACTCATCACTGCTGAGATGGGAACAATGTTCCCGGAGAACGGTGGTTACGTCGTGTGGGTCACTTTAGCTATGGGACCTTATTGGGGGTTTCAACAAGGTTGGGTTAAATGGCTAAGTGGCGTTATAGACAACGCTCTTTATCCGATTCTCTTCCTTGACTATCTCAAATCAGGAATCCCGATACTCGGTAGTGGGATCCCTCGAGTCGCTGCGATTCTGGTGTTGACTGTAGCCTTGACTTACTTGAACTACAGGGGTTTAAGCATTGTTGGTGTAGCAGCTGTTCTTCTCGGCGTTTTCTCCATCCTTCCGTTTGTGGTGATGTCTTTCATGTCGATTCCAAAGCTTAAACCTTCGAGATGGCTTGTGGTTAGCAAGAAGATGAAAGGTGTTAACTGGAGCTTGTATCTCAATACACTCTTCTGGAATCTCAACTATTGGGATTCAGTTAGTACGCTTACGGGTGAAGTTGAAAACCCGAGTAAAACATTACCAAGAGCTCTGTTTTATGCTCTGCTTCTTGTTGTGTTTTCTTACATCTTCCCGGTTTTGACCGGGACAGGAGCTATAGCTCTTGATCAGAAGCTATGGACTGACGGGTATTTCGCTGATATCGGTAAAGTTATAGGAGGAGTTTGGTTGGGATGGTGGATTCAAGCTGCAGCTGCGACATCTAACATGGGAATGTTTTTGGCTGAAATGAGCAGTGATTCTTTTCAGCTACTTGGAATGGCTGAGAGGGGGATGCTTCCCGAGGTCTTTGCCAAGAGATCGCGCTACAGAACTCCATGGGTCGGGATACTGTTCTCGGCCTCTGGTGTGATTATCTTGTCATGGTTAAGCTTTCAAGAGATTGTGGCTGCAGAGAATCTGTTATACTGTTTTGGAATGGTTTTGGAATTTATTACGTTTGTGAGGTTAAGGATGAAATATCCAGCTGCCTCAAGACCGTTCAAGATACCTGTAGGGGTTTTGGGATCAGTCCTCATGTGCATTCCTCCAACAGTACTGATCGGTGTCATCATGGCATTTACTAACCTGAAAGTTGCGCTGGTGAGCCTTGCAGCTATAGTGATTGGGCTTGTGTTGCAACCTTGTCTTAAGCAAGTGGAGAAAAAGGGATGGCTCAAGTTCTCAACAAGTTCTCACCTACCAAACCTGATGGAGTAA